Proteins encoded in a region of the Raphanus sativus cultivar WK10039 chromosome 8, ASM80110v3, whole genome shotgun sequence genome:
- the LOC108821414 gene encoding uncharacterized protein LOC108821414 has translation MATLTHHTPQTSFLSRLPLRPKPRALSARVKMSLQESAPSLAVVGVTGAVGQEFLSVLSDRDFPYSSVKMLASKRSAGKRVAFDGREYTVEELTAESFDGVDIALFSAGGSISKEFGPRAAERGTIVVDNSSAFRMVEGVPLVIPEVNPEAMRGIKVGNGKGALIANPNCSTIICLMAVTPLHHHAKVKRMVVSTYQAASGAGAAAMEELVQQTREVLAGKPPTCNIFSQQYAFNLFSHNAPITENGYNEEEMKLVKETRKIWNDTEVKVTATCIRVPVMRAHAESVNLQFENPLDENTARELLRKAPGVYIIDDRASNSFPTPLDVSNKDDVAVGRIRRDVSQDGNFGLDIFVCGDQIRKGAALNAVQIAEMLL, from the exons ATGGCGACTCTCACTCACCACACCCCACAGACCTCTTTCCTCTCCAGACTCCCACTCAGGCCCAAACCCAGAGCCCTCTCCGCAAGGGTCAAAATGTCTCTCCAGGAATCCGCGCCCTCTCTCGCCGTCGTCGGCGTCACAGGCGCCGTGGGACAGGAATTCCTCTCCGTCCTATCCGATCGAGACTTCCCCTACAGCTCCGTCAAGATGCTCGCGTCGAAACGCTCCGCGGGGAAACGCGTCGCCTTCGACGGCCGCGAGTACACCGTCGAAGAGCTCACGGCGGAGAGCTTCGACGGCGTGGATATCGCGCTGTTCAGCGCCGGCGGATCTATAAGCAAGGAGTTCGGGCCACGCGCGGCGGAGAGGGGAACGATTGTCGTCGACAACAGCTCGGCGTTTCGAATGGTCGAGGGAGTCCCGCTGGTGATCCCGGAAGTGAATCCAGAGGCGATGCGAGGGATTAAAGTGGGAAATGGTAAAGGGGCGTTGATTGCGAACCCTAATTGCTCCACCATTATCTGCTTGATGGCCGTTACGCCTCTTCATCATCACGCTAag GTGAAGAGGATGGTGGTTAGTACGTATCAAGCAGCTAGTGGTGCAGGTGCTGCAGCTATGGAAGAGCTTGTGCAGCAGACTCGCGAGGTTTTAGCCGGTAAACCGCCGACTTGTAACATCTTCAGTCAGCAG TATGCATTTAACTTGTTTTCGCACAATGCTCCCATTACTGAGAATGGTTACAACGAAGAGGAGATGAAACTTGTGAAAGAGACGAGGAAGATTTGG AATGACACAGAAGTAAAAGTAACAGCGACGTGTATACGTGTTCCGGTTATGCGTGCTCATGCAGAGAGTGTGAATCTACAGTTTGAGAACCCCCTCGATGAG AACACAGCAAGGGAGCTGTTGAGAAAAGCACCTGGAGTTTACATTATAGACGACCGTGCCTCTAACAGCTTCCCTACTCCACTCGATGTCTCTAACAAAGATGATGTAGCGGTTGGTAGGATCAGGCGAGACGTGTCCCAAGATGGCAATTTCGG GCTGGACATATTCGTTTGTGGAGATCAAATACGCAAAGGAGCTGCTCTAAACGCTGTTCAAATTGCTGAGATGCTTCTCTGA